From a single Buchnera aphidicola (Cinara cf. splendens/pseudotsugae 3390) genomic region:
- the lon gene encoding endopeptidase La yields the protein MNSEYSKNISIPILPLRDIVVYPYMVTPLFIGRKKSIKCIKFSMQNDKKILLITQKESSVENPRKNDLFNVGTVAKILQILNLPDGTIKIIIEGKKRAKIKNIEKHDTYQIANIKYIKPTQVKEKEKKVLIKITINQFKKYIQFNKKISPETLGLLKKISSIEKLSDMLAYYIPLKMQDKQLLLEMFHTNKRLEFLVGIMEAEIDLLKIEKRIQNRIKKQTEKNQREYFLTEQMKAIQKELGNSDSSIDENEQLNNKITLAKMPKEANEKTRSEFKKLKTMSPMSAEATVVRNYVEWMIQVPWNKKSKLKKNLNTAHKILNIDHFGLNDVKENILEYLAVQNRTRKIKGPILCFVGPPGIGKTSLGKSIARATGRKYIRMALGGIRDEAEIRGHRRTYIGSMPGKLMQKITKSGVKNPLFLLDEIDKMAFDIRIDPAAALLEVLDPEQNISFNDHYLEIDYDLSEVMFIATANSMNIPTPLLDRMEIIRLSGYTEEEKIHIAKKYLQPKQMKANALKKTELSIQDPALINIIRYYTRESGVRSLERTISKICRKSVKKILLKKNCVTVVINKKNLKNYLGIKKYTYGKINKTNQIGQVIGLAWTEMGGDLLTIECTSIPGKGKLIQTGSLGKVMQESIQTALTVVRSQAHKLNIKKNFYVKKDIHIHVPEGATPKDGPSAGITMCTAIVSCLTNNPVKSNIAMTGEITLQGNILNIGGLKEKLIAAHRGGVKTVLIPYGNKRELSKIPKNILSNLYIHSIKKIEDILKIALEKNPYINI from the coding sequence ATGAATTCTGAGTATTCTAAAAATATTAGCATTCCAATACTGCCTTTACGAGATATTGTAGTTTATCCTTATATGGTTACTCCTTTATTTATAGGTCGAAAAAAATCAATAAAATGCATAAAATTTTCTATGCAAAATGACAAAAAAATACTATTAATAACACAAAAAGAATCTTCTGTTGAAAATCCTCGAAAAAATGATTTATTTAATGTTGGAACTGTAGCAAAAATTTTACAAATTCTAAATTTACCTGACGGAACAATAAAAATAATCATTGAAGGTAAAAAAAGAGCTAAAATAAAAAACATAGAAAAACATGATACTTATCAAATAGCAAACATAAAATATATTAAACCAACTCAAGTGAAAGAAAAAGAAAAAAAGGTACTAATTAAAATTACCATCAATCAATTCAAAAAATATATACAATTTAACAAAAAAATATCACCTGAAACACTTGGTTTATTAAAAAAAATAAGTAGCATAGAAAAATTAAGTGATATGTTGGCATATTATATACCTTTAAAAATGCAGGATAAACAATTATTATTAGAAATGTTTCATACCAACAAGCGCTTAGAGTTTTTAGTTGGAATAATGGAAGCAGAAATTGATTTATTAAAGATAGAAAAACGTATTCAAAATAGAATCAAGAAACAAACAGAAAAAAATCAAAGAGAATACTTTTTAACAGAGCAAATGAAAGCAATTCAAAAAGAACTAGGTAATTCTGATTCGTCTATTGATGAAAATGAACAATTAAACAATAAAATTACTTTAGCTAAAATGCCAAAAGAAGCAAATGAAAAAACACGATCAGAATTTAAAAAATTAAAAACAATGTCACCTATGTCAGCAGAAGCTACGGTGGTAAGAAATTACGTCGAATGGATGATACAAGTTCCGTGGAATAAAAAAAGCAAATTAAAAAAAAATCTTAACACTGCTCATAAAATTTTAAATATTGATCATTTTGGATTAAATGATGTAAAAGAAAATATTTTAGAATATTTAGCAGTACAAAATCGAACTAGAAAAATCAAAGGACCAATTTTATGCTTTGTAGGCCCACCGGGTATTGGAAAAACATCATTGGGTAAATCTATTGCTAGAGCAACAGGCAGAAAATATATTCGTATGGCTTTAGGAGGAATTAGAGATGAGGCAGAAATAAGAGGACACAGAAGAACATACATAGGCTCCATGCCTGGAAAACTAATGCAAAAAATAACTAAATCAGGGGTTAAAAATCCTTTATTTTTATTAGATGAAATAGATAAAATGGCTTTCGATATACGAATAGATCCAGCCGCTGCTTTATTAGAAGTTTTAGATCCCGAACAAAATATTTCATTCAATGATCATTATTTAGAAATAGATTATGACTTATCAGAAGTTATGTTTATTGCTACAGCTAATTCAATGAACATACCTACCCCTTTACTAGATCGTATGGAAATAATAAGATTATCAGGATACACTGAAGAAGAAAAAATACATATCGCGAAAAAATATTTGCAACCTAAACAAATGAAGGCTAACGCTTTAAAGAAAACAGAATTATCTATTCAAGATCCAGCTTTAATAAATATAATCAGATATTATACTAGAGAATCTGGAGTAAGATCTTTAGAAAGAACAATTTCAAAAATTTGTAGAAAATCTGTAAAAAAAATTCTATTAAAAAAAAATTGTGTTACTGTGGTCATTAATAAAAAAAATTTAAAAAATTATTTAGGCATCAAGAAATATACATACGGAAAAATTAACAAAACTAACCAAATTGGACAAGTAATTGGTTTAGCATGGACGGAAATGGGAGGTGATCTATTAACTATAGAATGTACTAGTATACCAGGCAAGGGTAAACTTATACAAACAGGATCTCTTGGAAAAGTAATGCAAGAATCTATACAAACAGCTCTTACGGTAGTTCGATCACAAGCTCATAAATTGAACATAAAAAAAAATTTTTATGTCAAAAAAGATATTCATATACATGTACCTGAAGGAGCAACTCCTAAAGATGGCCCTAGTGCTGGTATTACTATGTGTACAGCAATAGTATCATGTTTAACTAATAATCCTGTAAAATCAAATATTGCAATGACAGGAGAAATTACTTTACAAGGAAATATATTAAATATAGGAGGATTAAAAGAAAAACTAATAGCTGCTCATCGAGGAGGCGTTAAAACAGTATTAATACCTTATGGAAATAAAAGAGAATTATCTAAAATACCTAAAAATATTCTTTCCAACTTATATATACATTCAATAAAAAAAATAGAGGACATTTTAAAAATTGCATTAGAAAAAAATCCTTATATTAATATATAA
- a CDS encoding SurA N-terminal domain-containing protein, producing MANSALKNFYKKNILIIITTVIILSIILSNISNFFIYSTPLPVITINQEKIYPPILQLNYRIMKKNEQKKIKNILSTTIQKKEFAQYIFQKMITKTINESLFKQYVDKIQLKMLNKHAKKIILSSKYFQVNNSFSHEKYLRFINFIMYSHKKYLHALQKKIAVKYLIKILLTSTIVLKHDIQKKFKKIIDKKNISIINFKISKKNIFNKSYTSKILKNLYLNKDTFQKSQMYVIKTVNLKKKSLKNQNIKNNIKLYSHKIKKIIKNKKYNYHCIQTNNFKKAYIFKKNMNNKTPFKKINNSLFNDNKNDITNVNLGWIKKKNIPFLIKKCQLKKIGDCSKIIFYKNNFFIFTLHDIKKTKIKNINKFNQYIIKKIQYNNLFFKNMILNNKINGLLKKKEVQLEKILPEKYTKIHTKKFLNYHDLTKYVYIHTLNPSLKDFISLQKKNNFYTPIKICKNVKNNIRLLQIKSCSNNIKKKQQFFKEFIVKNTNKINYLNIKKFLLTDHNKKIFFIKKHPIYSSSTQTISYKKNIEIMNIIKKIPNLKKNKSIYFLLKNSNNKYMLIILKKQFFKKFNTAKKKNIIKQIKQYIKIKVIMAILQNLYKTSKIIFNPNIK from the coding sequence ATGGCTAATTCAGCACTAAAAAACTTTTATAAAAAAAATATTTTAATAATAATTACTACAGTAATTATACTGTCTATCATATTAAGCAATATATCAAATTTTTTTATATATAGTACTCCACTACCTGTAATAACTATTAATCAAGAAAAAATTTATCCACCAATTTTACAATTAAACTATAGAATTATGAAAAAAAATGAACAAAAAAAAATAAAAAACATACTATCTACTACAATACAAAAAAAAGAATTTGCACAATATATTTTTCAAAAAATGATCACTAAAACAATAAACGAATCGTTGTTTAAACAGTATGTAGATAAAATCCAACTAAAAATGTTAAATAAACATGCAAAAAAAATAATTTTATCTTCAAAATATTTTCAGGTTAATAACTCTTTCAGTCATGAAAAATACTTAAGATTTATTAATTTTATAATGTATTCACATAAAAAATATCTTCATGCTTTACAAAAAAAAATAGCAGTAAAATATTTAATAAAAATATTATTAACATCAACAATCGTATTAAAACATGACATACAAAAAAAATTCAAAAAAATCATAGATAAAAAAAATATAAGTATTATTAATTTTAAAATTTCTAAAAAAAATATTTTTAATAAAAGTTATACTTCTAAAATACTAAAAAATTTATATTTAAATAAAGATACTTTTCAAAAAAGTCAAATGTATGTTATAAAAACCGTAAATTTAAAAAAAAAGTCATTAAAAAATCAAAATATAAAGAATAATATTAAATTATATTCACATAAAATAAAAAAAATAATAAAAAATAAAAAATATAATTATCATTGCATACAAACAAATAATTTCAAAAAAGCATATATTTTTAAAAAAAACATGAACAATAAAACACCATTTAAAAAAATTAATAATTCTTTATTTAATGATAATAAAAATGACATTACTAATGTTAATTTAGGATGGATAAAAAAAAAAAATATACCGTTTTTAATTAAAAAATGTCAGTTAAAAAAAATAGGTGATTGTTCAAAAATTATATTTTATAAAAATAATTTTTTTATTTTTACCTTACATGATATTAAAAAAACAAAAATAAAAAATATAAATAAATTTAATCAATACATAATTAAAAAAATTCAATATAATAATTTATTTTTCAAAAATATGATTTTAAACAACAAAATAAATGGGTTGTTAAAAAAAAAAGAAGTTCAACTAGAAAAAATATTACCTGAAAAGTACACAAAAATACATACGAAAAAATTTTTAAATTATCATGATTTAACTAAGTATGTTTATATTCATACCTTAAATCCATCCTTAAAAGATTTTATTAGCTTACAAAAAAAAAATAACTTTTATACACCTATAAAAATATGTAAAAATGTAAAAAATAACATTCGTTTATTACAAATAAAATCATGCAGCAACAATATCAAGAAAAAACAACAATTTTTTAAAGAATTTATAGTTAAAAATACAAATAAAATAAATTACTTAAATATAAAAAAATTTTTATTAACTGATCACAACAAAAAAATTTTTTTTATAAAAAAACATCCAATATACAGCAGTAGTACCCAAACTATATCCTACAAAAAAAATATAGAAATAATGAATATCATAAAAAAAATTCCTAATTTAAAAAAAAACAAATCTATATATTTTTTATTAAAAAACTCTAATAATAAATATATGTTAATAATACTAAAAAAACAATTTTTTAAAAAATTCAATACTGCAAAAAAGAAAAACATTATTAAACAAATCAAACAATACATAAAAATAAAAGTTATTATGGCTATTTTACAAAATTTATACAAAACATCTAAAATAATATTTAATCCTAACATCAAATAA
- the cyoA gene encoding ubiquinol oxidase subunit II, with product MKIFNKYNMFKILTIFFVSFLSLLLFFLSKNIHVHAYGYILRNELQLALLVFRVMLVIVVPVIFLTIIIVFYYRKSNIFSDYLPDWSHSYLLETVCWIIPIIIIFFLANLSWLTTHKLDPSKSLKVNFNKPIVIEVISLNWRWLFIYPHYKVATFNEISFPKNVPIHFKITSQSIMNSFFIPDLGSQIYTMAGMQTDLYLIANKSGVYKGISSNYSGSGFSNMKFKVFVQDNIQDFNTWIQKIQSHHHVLFSKKQFLYLSRDNIKNCIQYFSYVDPFMFYKIKNMFNRLNNSNF from the coding sequence ATGAAAATATTTAATAAATATAATATGTTTAAAATTTTAACCATATTTTTTGTTAGTTTTTTATCTTTACTGTTATTTTTTTTAAGTAAAAATATACATGTTCATGCTTATGGATATATTTTAAGAAATGAACTACAGTTAGCATTATTAGTTTTTAGAGTTATGTTAGTTATTGTGGTTCCTGTTATTTTTTTAACTATAATAATTGTATTTTACTATCGTAAATCTAATATTTTTTCAGATTATTTGCCGGATTGGTCTCATTCGTATTTACTAGAAACAGTATGTTGGATTATTCCAATCATTATAATATTTTTTTTAGCTAATTTATCTTGGTTAACTACACATAAATTAGATCCTAGTAAATCTTTGAAGGTAAATTTTAATAAACCTATTGTCATTGAAGTAATTTCTTTGAATTGGCGTTGGTTGTTTATTTATCCTCATTATAAAGTAGCTACTTTTAATGAAATATCTTTTCCTAAAAATGTTCCAATACACTTTAAAATTACTTCACAATCTATTATGAATTCTTTTTTTATTCCTGATTTAGGTAGTCAAATTTATACTATGGCAGGAATGCAAACAGATTTATACTTAATAGCTAATAAAAGTGGTGTATATAAAGGAATTTCTTCTAATTATAGTGGTTCTGGTTTTTCTAATATGAAATTTAAAGTTTTTGTGCAAGACAATATTCAGGACTTTAATACATGGATTCAAAAAATACAATCACATCATCACGTATTATTTTCTAAAAAACAATTTTTATATTTATCACGTGACAATATAAAAAATTGTATACAATATTTTTCATATGTGGATCCTTTTATGTTTTATAAAATAAAAAATATGTTTAACCGATTAAACAATAGTAATTTTTAA
- the cyoB gene encoding cytochrome o ubiquinol oxidase subunit I translates to MFGKLTIHSIPIHEPIIMITCMAIIFVSVFICAYITYLKKWNYLWNQWFTSVDHKKIAVMYFVLAFIMFFRGFSDAIMMRLQQFFSSLPNHISILPSNHYDQIFTAHGVIMIFFVAMPLVIGLMNFVVPLQIGARDLAFPFLNNLSFWLTASSVILMMLSLGIGEFAKTGWLGYPPLSGIQYSPGVGVDYWIWILQISGFGTILTAINFIVTIINFRAPGMTMFKLPVFTWTALCTNILILISFPVLFITLTFLSLDRYAGFHFFTNDMGGNMMMYVNLIWIWGHPEVYILILPIFGIFSEIVSTFSEKSLFGYISLIWATIVITVLSFLVWLHHFFTMGSGADVNSFFSITTMIIAVPTGVKIFNWLFTMYRGRIRFHSSMLWTIGFLISFTIGGMAGVLLSIPSIDFVLHNSLFLVAHFHNVIIGGVVFGCFAGITYWFPKIFGFKLNEYWGKISFVFWITGFFVAFIPLYILGCMGMTRRLSQNIDTEYHFLLTIATMGAFIILLGIFFQVIQLIVSIKNRHSHKYKDISGDPWNGRTLEWSIPSPPPVYNFSNIPVVKKIDNFWYEKHEKKIFIKKGISDSIHMPNNTYMGIVISMFTTILGFSMVWHIWWLVYCSLFGIIFSVFFISFKIDKGYIISK, encoded by the coding sequence ATGTTTGGAAAATTAACTATTCATTCTATACCTATTCATGAACCAATTATTATGATTACATGTATGGCGATTATTTTTGTTTCAGTGTTTATATGTGCGTATATTACATACTTAAAAAAGTGGAATTATTTATGGAATCAATGGTTTACTTCAGTTGATCATAAAAAGATTGCTGTGATGTATTTTGTACTAGCTTTTATTATGTTTTTTAGAGGGTTTTCGGATGCAATAATGATGCGATTGCAGCAATTTTTTTCTTCTTTACCGAATCATATTAGTATTTTACCTTCTAATCATTATGATCAAATATTCACAGCTCATGGTGTAATTATGATTTTTTTTGTTGCTATGCCATTAGTTATTGGATTAATGAATTTTGTTGTTCCTTTACAAATTGGAGCTCGAGACTTAGCTTTTCCTTTTTTAAATAATTTGAGTTTTTGGTTAACAGCTAGTTCAGTTATTTTGATGATGTTATCTTTAGGAATAGGTGAATTTGCTAAGACTGGTTGGTTAGGTTATCCTCCCTTATCGGGAATTCAATATAGTCCAGGAGTAGGTGTTGATTATTGGATTTGGATTTTACAGATTTCAGGTTTTGGTACTATTTTAACTGCGATTAATTTTATAGTAACTATTATTAATTTTCGTGCTCCTGGAATGACAATGTTTAAATTACCAGTTTTTACTTGGACTGCTTTATGTACTAATATTCTTATATTAATATCTTTTCCTGTTTTATTTATTACATTAACATTTTTATCATTAGATCGATATGCTGGTTTTCATTTTTTTACTAATGATATGGGTGGAAATATGATGATGTATGTTAATTTAATATGGATATGGGGACATCCAGAAGTTTACATATTGATATTACCAATATTTGGTATTTTTTCAGAAATTGTGTCTACATTTTCTGAAAAATCTTTGTTTGGTTATATTTCTTTAATATGGGCTACTATTGTTATTACTGTTTTATCTTTTTTAGTATGGTTGCATCATTTTTTTACTATGGGTTCAGGAGCTGACGTAAATTCTTTTTTTAGTATCACTACCATGATCATTGCTGTTCCTACTGGCGTAAAAATATTTAACTGGTTATTTACCATGTATCGTGGTCGAATTCGATTTCATTCTTCTATGCTATGGACAATAGGATTTTTGATTAGTTTTACTATTGGTGGCATGGCGGGAGTGTTATTGTCAATACCTTCAATAGACTTTGTTCTTCATAATAGCTTATTTTTAGTAGCTCATTTTCACAATGTTATTATAGGGGGTGTTGTTTTTGGTTGTTTTGCTGGTATAACTTATTGGTTTCCTAAAATTTTTGGTTTTAAGTTAAATGAATACTGGGGAAAAATTTCTTTTGTTTTTTGGATTACTGGTTTTTTTGTAGCATTTATTCCTTTGTATATATTAGGATGTATGGGTATGACTCGTCGATTAAGTCAAAATATTGATACTGAGTATCATTTTTTATTAACAATTGCAACTATGGGTGCATTTATAATCTTATTGGGCATTTTTTTCCAAGTAATTCAATTAATTGTATCTATTAAAAATCGACATTCTCATAAATATAAAGATATTAGTGGAGATCCTTGGAATGGAAGAACATTAGAATGGTCTATTCCTTCTCCTCCTCCAGTATATAATTTTTCTAATATACCTGTTGTTAAAAAAATAGATAACTTTTGGTATGAAAAACATGAAAAAAAAATTTTCATCAAAAAAGGTATTTCTGACTCTATTCATATGCCGAATAACACCTATATGGGTATAGTTATTAGTATGTTTACTACAATATTAGGTTTTTCCATGGTATGGCATATTTGGTGGTTAGTATATTGTTCGTTGTTTGGTATTATTTTTAGTGTTTTTTTTATATCCTTCAAAATAGATAAAGGATATATTATTTCTAAATAA
- the clpX gene encoding ATP-dependent Clp protease ATP-binding subunit ClpX yields MNNTINNQNYIFCSFCKKKENEIEKMISGLSGHICNQCVVLCYDILNTKKSQKNKKIIPLSKPNEIKKYLDKFIIGQKKAKKTISVAVYNHYKKLNYVLNNDNTIKLEKSNILLIGPTGTGKTLIAETLAKYLNVPFSIADATSLTEAGYVGEDVENILRKLIENSNYDINEAEKGIIYIDEIDKITKKSENISITRDVSGEGVQQSLLKIIEGTIASVPIKGNRKHPQQETWKIDTSKILFICGGSFFGLKNIIYNRINNTSNIGFNKNIKKSIYIKSTSKISIQPQDLIKYGLIPEFIGRLPIIVELDNLTEKDLIQVLCKPKNALIKQYKKLFSLDNIKLKFDNSALQEISKKSIKKKTGARGLRSILESLLLNVMYQAPQLKNIKSVYIDASVVKKNNAPKLSFFKKKSDKIT; encoded by the coding sequence ATGAATAATACGATTAATAATCAAAATTATATATTTTGTTCATTTTGTAAAAAAAAAGAAAACGAGATAGAAAAGATGATCAGCGGTCTATCTGGACATATTTGTAATCAATGTGTGGTATTGTGTTATGATATTTTAAATACAAAAAAATCACAAAAAAATAAAAAAATAATTCCATTATCTAAGCCTAATGAAATAAAAAAATACTTAGATAAATTTATCATAGGACAAAAAAAAGCTAAAAAAACAATATCAGTAGCTGTATATAATCATTATAAAAAATTAAATTATGTATTAAATAATGATAATACAATTAAATTAGAAAAAAGTAACATTTTATTAATTGGTCCTACAGGAACAGGAAAAACATTAATTGCCGAAACATTAGCAAAATATCTAAACGTACCATTTTCTATTGCAGATGCTACTTCACTTACAGAAGCGGGATATGTAGGAGAGGATGTAGAAAATATTTTACGAAAACTAATTGAAAATAGTAATTACGATATAAATGAAGCAGAAAAAGGAATCATATATATTGATGAAATTGATAAAATAACTAAAAAATCAGAAAATATTTCTATAACCCGAGATGTGTCAGGAGAAGGTGTTCAGCAATCTTTACTGAAAATAATAGAGGGAACTATTGCATCTGTACCTATAAAAGGAAATCGAAAACATCCCCAACAAGAAACTTGGAAAATTGATACTTCAAAAATTTTATTTATCTGTGGAGGATCATTTTTTGGGCTAAAAAATATTATATATAATCGTATAAATAATACCTCTAATATTGGATTTAATAAAAACATAAAAAAATCTATTTATATTAAAAGTACATCAAAAATATCAATACAACCCCAAGATCTCATTAAGTATGGACTAATACCTGAATTTATTGGAAGATTACCTATTATCGTAGAACTTGATAACTTAACCGAAAAAGATTTAATACAAGTTTTGTGTAAACCTAAAAATGCTTTAATAAAACAATATAAAAAATTATTTTCTTTAGATAACATTAAACTTAAATTTGATAATTCTGCTTTACAAGAAATTTCAAAAAAATCCATAAAAAAAAAAACTGGAGCCCGAGGTTTACGCTCAATTTTAGAGTCTCTTTTATTAAATGTAATGTATCAAGCGCCTCAGCTGAAAAACATAAAAAGTGTATATATTGATGCATCAGTTGTTAAAAAAAATAATGCTCCCAAATTATCTTTTTTTAAAAAAAAATCAGATAAAATAACATAA
- a CDS encoding BolA family protein, whose product MKKIIKKKIKSTLNILYLKVSNVSNIHKNQKKNLKHFFIVVSAYEFNKLSLYSQHSIVYKILFKYIPQKIYAIQLHTYTTYQWEKIKNPVFLLTPCIYQKKKG is encoded by the coding sequence ATGAAAAAAATCATTAAGAAAAAAATAAAATCTACATTAAATATTCTTTATTTAAAAGTAAGTAATGTTAGTAATATACATAAAAATCAAAAAAAAAATCTAAAACATTTTTTTATTGTAGTATCTGCTTACGAATTTAATAAGTTATCTTTATACAGTCAGCATAGCATTGTATATAAAATTCTTTTTAAATATATTCCACAAAAAATTTATGCAATACAATTACACACCTATACAACATATCAATGGGAAAAAATAAAAAATCCAGTATTTTTATTAACGCCATGCATATATCAGAAAAAAAAAGGTTAA
- a CDS encoding ATP-dependent Clp protease proteolytic subunit — MKFNDKNKQKYHNMSLIPFVIDKSYQGERSYDIFSRLLKDRIIFITGTINDNLASIIISQILFLEAEDKKKDIFLYINSPGGIITSGLSIYDTMQFVKPDINTICLGQACSMAAILLCAGKKGKRFCLPNARIMLHQPLGGFQGQASDIIIHAREIKKIKKTINYLLSYHTQQSIEKITQDIERDYFFSPKEAIKYGLIDLILKNKK; from the coding sequence ATGAAATTTAATGACAAAAATAAACAAAAATATCATAATATGTCTTTAATACCTTTTGTAATTGATAAAAGTTATCAAGGAGAACGTTCGTATGATATTTTTTCACGATTATTAAAAGATAGAATTATTTTCATAACTGGAACTATAAATGATAACTTAGCTAGCATTATTATATCTCAAATATTATTTTTGGAAGCAGAAGATAAAAAAAAGGATATTTTTTTGTACATTAACTCTCCTGGAGGAATAATTACATCCGGTTTATCTATTTATGATACTATGCAATTTGTTAAACCAGACATCAATACAATTTGTTTGGGACAGGCTTGTTCTATGGCAGCTATATTATTATGTGCAGGAAAAAAAGGAAAAAGATTTTGTTTACCAAACGCTAGAATTATGTTACACCAACCTCTTGGTGGATTTCAAGGACAAGCATCAGACATTATAATTCATGCTCGAGAAATAAAAAAAATAAAAAAAACAATAAATTATTTATTATCTTATCATACACAACAATCTATTGAAAAGATAACACAAGATATAGAACGTGATTATTTTTTTTCTCCAAAAGAAGCAATTAAATATGGTCTTATTGACTTAATTTTAAAAAATAAAAAATAA